In Pantoea cypripedii, the following proteins share a genomic window:
- a CDS encoding glycosyltransferase family 2 protein — MQDIHFSIVIPAYNASKSIVTTLDCVNAQSYRNFEVIIVDDKSADAAELAQVVRSDRYQDLDIRLELSEVKLNGAGARNKGIELASGDFISFLDADDEWHPDKLLEVSRTIANLEAQGKSRYVIFSQVNIHQDGSFLKVMPMQPPGNNETVAEYLFGCYGFIQTSTIVLKRADAEQIKFDTRYIRHQDYDFCIRADRMGYQFVMIDKPLATYHLVTKFGSKHKGESVKYSFFWLDTMKPYLTARDIHTYKAFKLPLRYKMDGNSLLASVSFARYFFLTNKDNQAYFMSRLMNKVKSRFFGSRAVS, encoded by the coding sequence ATGCAGGATATCCACTTCTCAATTGTAATTCCCGCTTATAACGCGTCGAAGTCGATTGTGACGACGCTGGATTGCGTCAATGCGCAGAGTTATCGCAATTTTGAAGTCATCATTGTGGATGACAAATCAGCCGATGCGGCTGAACTGGCGCAGGTGGTGCGTAGCGATCGCTATCAGGACCTGGACATCAGGCTGGAGCTCTCTGAGGTCAAACTCAACGGGGCAGGGGCGCGCAATAAAGGGATTGAACTCGCCAGCGGTGATTTCATCAGCTTTCTTGATGCCGACGATGAATGGCACCCGGACAAGTTGCTGGAAGTCTCGCGTACCATCGCCAATCTTGAGGCACAGGGCAAGTCGCGTTATGTCATCTTTAGTCAGGTGAATATTCACCAGGACGGTAGCTTCCTGAAAGTGATGCCGATGCAGCCACCGGGTAACAACGAAACCGTGGCTGAATATCTGTTTGGTTGTTATGGCTTCATCCAGACCAGTACCATCGTGCTGAAGCGCGCTGATGCCGAACAAATCAAATTCGATACGCGCTATATCCGCCATCAGGACTATGACTTCTGCATACGCGCCGATCGCATGGGCTATCAATTCGTCATGATTGATAAACCGCTGGCGACCTACCATCTGGTGACCAAATTTGGATCGAAGCATAAAGGGGAGTCGGTGAAATACTCCTTCTTCTGGCTCGATACCATGAAACCCTATCTGACTGCGCGCGATATCCACACCTACAAAGCGTTCAAATTGCCGCTGCGCTACAAAATGGATGGCAACTCGCTGCTGGCGAGCGTCAGCTTCGCGCGTTACTTCTTCCTGACTAACAAAGATAACCAGGCTTACTTCATGAGCCGTCTGATGAACAAGGTGAAATCCCGTTTCTTTGGCAGCAGGGCTGTTTCCTGA
- a CDS encoding glycosyltransferase family 4 protein: MKKIVLVIKDAYSYAGTENICNFMSECLGEQHEVTVYSLEGSGKPFYPFTHAKEIVSFAGHSNPIKSAVARIQQEGFDSVFLISMGRLSVMFAFWNLMSMKKKRFKAYACEHIAINSFSKPIKLLKWLLLRFYDQVIVLTDKDHQVFSRWNIPSQQIPNPVVYKSFARRTRSHQALAIGRLEHQKGFDLLLDIWADFSKTHPDWTLVIAGDGEVRQQLHDQAAQLGITDSVNFVGRVSNINDYYRGSDMALMTSRYEGLPLVLLEAKSWSLPVVAYDCPTGPQEIINHGEDGFLVPMNDKTTFLARMEQLASDDALFYRMSEKTKETALKFDGKEIKQSWLALI; encoded by the coding sequence ATGAAAAAGATTGTACTGGTGATTAAGGATGCTTATTCGTACGCGGGTACGGAAAACATCTGCAACTTTATGTCGGAGTGTCTCGGCGAACAGCATGAGGTGACCGTTTATTCGCTGGAAGGTAGCGGAAAGCCGTTCTACCCCTTTACCCATGCCAAAGAGATTGTCAGCTTTGCCGGACACAGTAATCCGATTAAAAGCGCGGTGGCCCGCATCCAGCAGGAAGGGTTCGACAGTGTTTTCCTGATCAGCATGGGGCGTCTGAGCGTGATGTTTGCCTTCTGGAATCTGATGTCCATGAAGAAAAAACGCTTCAAAGCCTATGCCTGCGAGCACATCGCGATTAACTCCTTTAGTAAACCGATCAAATTGCTGAAATGGTTGCTGCTGCGCTTCTATGACCAGGTGATCGTGCTGACCGATAAAGACCATCAGGTCTTCAGCCGCTGGAATATTCCCAGCCAGCAGATTCCCAATCCGGTGGTGTACAAATCCTTTGCGCGTCGCACGCGCAGCCATCAGGCGTTGGCCATTGGCCGCCTCGAACATCAGAAAGGTTTCGACCTGCTGCTGGATATCTGGGCTGACTTCAGCAAAACCCACCCTGACTGGACACTGGTGATCGCCGGAGACGGTGAGGTACGCCAGCAGTTGCACGATCAGGCTGCACAGCTGGGTATCACAGACAGCGTCAATTTTGTTGGCAGAGTCAGCAATATCAATGACTACTACCGTGGCAGCGACATGGCGCTGATGACATCTCGTTATGAAGGATTACCGCTGGTGCTGCTGGAAGCCAAATCCTGGTCGCTGCCGGTGGTGGCGTATGACTGTCCAACCGGACCGCAGGAAATTATCAATCATGGCGAAGATGGCTTCCTGGTTCCCATGAATGACAAAACCACTTTCCTGGCACGTATGGAGCAACTCGCCAGTGACGATGCGTTGTTCTACCGCATGAGCGAGAAAACCAAAGAAACGGCGCTGAAGTTTGACGGCAAAGAGATCAAACAAAGCTGGCTGGCGCTGATTTAG
- a CDS encoding glycosyltransferase family 2 protein, translating to MKNHVGTIGIVMPMYNARQTVLRAVQSILDQSYSDWHLYLINDKSTDDSLALVREHCQDARITILNNEMNQGAAETRNVGLRAAQQEIIAFLDSDDEWHAEKLAEQAAAIAAGDDFVITHYHYKTKSADHDIIYSKPYLQQQNFVKKQYRVCFSSVCFRRPPQGIFFQRKGHEDFLFLYELFLRYRQARVIQKTLVNYYELGDSLSRNKNKAAKWHLELLRIIYKNNPLKIYYYYGWYMVNGVLFTLKHR from the coding sequence ATGAAAAATCATGTAGGCACCATCGGCATCGTGATGCCGATGTATAACGCGCGCCAGACGGTATTGCGTGCGGTGCAGTCGATTCTCGATCAGAGCTATAGCGACTGGCATCTCTATCTGATCAACGATAAATCGACCGACGATTCGTTGGCTTTGGTCCGTGAACATTGCCAGGACGCGCGTATCACTATTCTCAATAATGAGATGAACCAGGGTGCGGCAGAGACCCGTAATGTCGGGCTGCGTGCTGCACAGCAAGAGATCATCGCTTTTCTTGATAGCGATGATGAATGGCATGCGGAAAAGCTGGCTGAACAGGCTGCCGCTATTGCTGCCGGTGACGATTTTGTGATTACCCATTACCACTACAAAACCAAAAGCGCTGACCACGATATCATCTACAGCAAACCCTATCTGCAACAGCAAAACTTCGTGAAGAAGCAGTATCGCGTCTGCTTCTCTTCGGTTTGTTTTCGCCGTCCTCCGCAGGGCATCTTCTTTCAGCGTAAAGGCCATGAAGATTTCCTGTTCCTCTACGAGCTGTTTCTCCGTTACCGGCAAGCCCGGGTGATTCAGAAGACGCTGGTGAACTATTACGAGCTGGGTGATTCGCTGTCTCGTAACAAAAATAAAGCGGCGAAATGGCATCTCGAATTATTAAGAATTATCTATAAAAACAATCCCTTAAAAATCTATTACTATTACGGTTGGTATATGGTGAACGGTGTGCTTTTCACCCTGAAGCATCGTTGA
- a CDS encoding glycosyltransferase, protein MKLTFFTMRFPVASETFVLNQVTHFIDAGYDVEVISVFPGDMINRHAAFDDYNLAAKTHYLLPEEKVSNLDKLAQRIGLMLPKIAKPSLLKSLNVRRYGAQSSKLLLPAIVANARQTFTADVFLVHFGYAGALANKLRELGVLRGKQATVFHGADISRRHILEEHKLDYLNLFRQSELMLPISHLWESKLIEMGCPAEKIHVTRMGIEPEKFNFKPREAFHTPLRIVSVARLTEKKGLDVAVKASEILRNEGGEFQFTIIGNGEQDGMMREHIARAGLEDCVSMPGFKPQEEIRQALSEADIFLLPSKTAADGDMEGIPVALMEAMAVGLPVVSTFHSGIPELIQNNVSGWLVSENDPEELAQMLLRLSRGDVDVAPVVAAARHKVETEFNQHIAYGELAKILERMV, encoded by the coding sequence ATGAAGCTGACCTTTTTCACCATGCGTTTCCCGGTTGCCTCTGAGACCTTTGTTCTCAATCAGGTAACGCATTTCATTGATGCCGGTTATGACGTTGAGGTGATCTCCGTATTTCCGGGCGACATGATCAACCGTCATGCCGCGTTCGATGACTATAATCTGGCGGCGAAAACCCATTACCTGCTGCCGGAAGAGAAGGTATCGAACCTCGATAAACTCGCCCAGCGTATCGGGCTGATGCTGCCGAAAATCGCCAAACCTTCATTGCTTAAATCCCTCAATGTGCGCCGTTATGGCGCACAATCCAGCAAACTGCTGCTGCCCGCGATCGTCGCTAATGCCAGACAAACCTTCACTGCTGACGTATTCCTGGTGCACTTTGGCTACGCAGGTGCGCTGGCTAATAAGCTGCGCGAGCTTGGTGTACTTCGGGGCAAACAGGCCACGGTGTTCCACGGGGCCGATATCTCACGTCGTCATATTCTGGAAGAACATAAGCTTGATTACCTCAATCTGTTCCGCCAGAGCGAGCTGATGCTGCCCATCAGCCATCTGTGGGAAAGTAAGTTGATTGAGATGGGATGTCCGGCGGAGAAGATACATGTTACGCGTATGGGCATCGAGCCGGAGAAGTTTAATTTCAAGCCGCGTGAAGCTTTCCATACCCCGCTGCGTATTGTTTCAGTGGCACGTCTCACCGAAAAGAAAGGTCTGGATGTGGCGGTGAAAGCCAGTGAAATTTTGCGCAATGAGGGCGGGGAGTTCCAGTTCACCATCATTGGTAACGGTGAGCAGGACGGCATGATGCGTGAGCACATTGCGCGAGCCGGTCTGGAAGATTGTGTCAGTATGCCGGGCTTTAAGCCCCAGGAGGAGATCCGCCAGGCGCTGAGCGAAGCAGATATCTTCCTGCTGCCCTCTAAAACCGCGGCAGATGGTGATATGGAAGGGATTCCGGTGGCGCTGATGGAAGCAATGGCCGTGGGGCTGCCGGTGGTTTCTACCTTCCACAGCGGCATTCCCGAGCTGATTCAGAACAACGTTAGCGGCTGGCTGGTTTCGGAAAACGATCCAGAGGAACTGGCGCAAATGTTGTTGCGCCTGTCGCGCGGAGATGTCGATGTTGCGCCGGTGGTTGCTGCCGCTCGTCACAAGGTAGAAACCGAGTTCAATCAGCATATTGCCTATGGCGAGCTGGCAAAAATTCTGGAGCGCATGGTGTGA
- a CDS encoding MOP flippase family protein — MSGLKSQAIWLFGSTCFAAVLQVLQLSVLARRLEAHELGLLAIINAILAVAGVLQDMGMSSYIVHRQNITRREQSTIYWVNVSLSFCTGLIMLMIAWPVAWFYHLPELTGLIMLTSLNFLVLGHLSQYQAHFVKTKRMVLLAKIEMATKLFAFLCTVAMLFFTSLTVAAAILGLFINAFTRILCMIYFGEKSWRPTWEFDRATFIAAVRYGIYQLGSQTINQLRTQADALIVGKVMGADMLGIYSLAKELILQPLKLVSPVINRLALPRFAEKQHDPEQLKKLFLKGTLVIMLFSSTMYLAIGILSPVIVRLLYGASHEQVYHLIPLMLLFGMLRPMGGLTGAISQANGRTNVEFYWNVVASLVVLAVLATTLIWPNVIYVALTLSISQVLISAFAHPFFIKPVIGIRFMPYARQWVSVSVVFVGLMLLINHFNLFVMPEWFAGWL; from the coding sequence GTGAGCGGATTAAAGTCACAGGCCATTTGGCTATTTGGCAGCACCTGCTTTGCCGCAGTGCTGCAGGTATTACAGCTCAGCGTACTGGCACGTCGGCTGGAAGCGCATGAACTGGGGTTGCTGGCGATTATCAATGCCATTCTGGCGGTGGCCGGGGTGCTCCAGGACATGGGGATGAGCAGCTACATTGTGCATCGGCAGAATATCACTCGTCGTGAGCAGAGCACCATTTATTGGGTGAACGTCTCGCTCAGCTTCTGTACCGGGTTAATTATGTTGATGATTGCCTGGCCGGTAGCCTGGTTTTATCACCTGCCGGAGTTGACCGGGTTGATTATGCTCACCAGCCTCAACTTCCTGGTTCTCGGGCATCTTTCGCAGTATCAGGCGCATTTTGTCAAAACCAAACGCATGGTGCTGCTGGCGAAGATTGAGATGGCAACCAAGCTGTTTGCGTTCCTCTGCACCGTGGCGATGTTGTTCTTCACATCGCTGACTGTCGCGGCGGCCATCCTTGGTCTGTTTATCAATGCCTTCACGCGCATTCTGTGCATGATTTACTTTGGCGAGAAATCCTGGCGTCCCACCTGGGAATTCGATCGGGCTACGTTCATCGCCGCCGTGCGTTACGGTATCTACCAGCTGGGATCGCAAACCATTAACCAACTGCGTACTCAGGCGGATGCCCTGATCGTCGGGAAAGTGATGGGTGCCGATATGCTGGGGATCTACTCACTGGCAAAAGAGCTGATCCTGCAACCGCTGAAGCTGGTTTCGCCGGTGATCAACCGCCTGGCGTTGCCGCGTTTCGCTGAGAAACAGCACGATCCGGAACAGCTGAAAAAACTGTTCCTGAAAGGCACCCTCGTCATCATGCTGTTCAGCAGCACCATGTATCTGGCGATTGGTATTCTGTCGCCGGTGATCGTGCGTCTGCTGTATGGTGCATCACACGAGCAGGTCTACCATCTGATCCCGCTGATGCTGTTATTTGGCATGCTGCGCCCGATGGGCGGGCTGACCGGGGCGATTTCCCAGGCGAACGGGCGTACCAACGTTGAGTTCTACTGGAATGTCGTCGCCAGTCTGGTGGTGCTGGCGGTGCTGGCGACCACGCTGATCTGGCCTAACGTCATCTACGTGGCGCTGACACTGTCGATTTCACAGGTGTTGATCTCCGCTTTTGCCCATCCCTTCTTCATCAAACCCGTTATTGGCATTCGTTTTATGCCTTATGCGCGCCAGTGGGTTTCGGTCTCGGTGGTGTTTGTCGGCCTGATGTTGCTGATAAACCACTTTAACCTGTTTGTGATGCCAGAATGGTTTGCGGGTTGGTTGTAA
- a CDS encoding phage tailspike protein: MKRREVLQTAASSIVAALSVSAFSSYAAKNGQPALKAVDPSSVPQGDVPILTPENVYTMPPQFWQNFEGKLWIGKAGSDASKAGNQIPVYLRDASGKISQISQPIALNKGNFAQFIHDNAALIADPAHSMAVEDNSGNTLFSIDDVSRPNQSNFSQRLAQPNGYQLIGEIPSVEELRKTRPLFAGAKIKLKSWHEGLEVGGGEFVGAFGDGKDDNGVMFSGNGFTWRRVVEDFNRLTLFDFGAIADGKTDAAPAIKAMYQWSQDANQPICVQFPAGTFFVSGCDFGDQQQRFFRISGAMVNFGYFPATTLVSDGRSEFLFQVKARWTEISNLIFNGNTDKRPNKQGLFRNTCPGGQFFRGACLRFNQVGGVSLSLLDTLDCKIDQWYANGCTGDVIKANWSGQKAGNWDHSTAIELSNFNAQHCKGGMVLNLPRCSQSIIHNGWIEHTEHPGDISNGQWIIDALSLEDCKNPLIARNSRLNMRQTNLQAGSWIDNSLEGERWLNIWEMGSTRVESYGVAIDGSLNYNYITSRFRLSNNTNQETWFELGNFYSPAVGDSWEIEVFGQSQFSNGTDNQPLMNPIDGKGTGGRAVIHLQRKKSKAEASWSAEGSSPLVDVRYEPRTDTDTKVFVKLAGWTPATVVLIKSTAKDRFLAGRCARVDATMTQGTPASGSQQAPQRFSLHNGKAGIGGNEQGDLLMASRMLKPEQVDTREPKGFISVVINGEPCALPYFALKS; this comes from the coding sequence ATGAAAAGAAGAGAAGTCTTACAAACCGCAGCCTCCTCCATTGTTGCTGCGCTCTCGGTGAGTGCATTTTCCAGCTATGCCGCAAAAAATGGCCAGCCAGCATTGAAGGCGGTCGACCCCTCCAGCGTGCCGCAGGGAGATGTCCCGATTCTCACGCCGGAAAATGTTTACACCATGCCGCCGCAATTCTGGCAGAACTTTGAGGGCAAATTGTGGATTGGTAAGGCCGGTAGCGATGCCAGCAAAGCGGGTAACCAAATCCCGGTTTATCTGCGTGATGCCAGCGGAAAAATATCGCAAATCAGCCAGCCGATTGCGTTGAATAAGGGTAATTTTGCGCAATTTATCCATGATAATGCGGCGTTAATCGCTGATCCTGCCCACTCGATGGCCGTTGAAGACAACAGCGGCAACACGTTATTTTCCATTGATGACGTGAGCCGCCCCAACCAAAGCAACTTCAGTCAGCGTCTGGCGCAACCCAATGGTTACCAGCTGATTGGGGAAATCCCCTCGGTAGAGGAATTGCGTAAAACCCGTCCGCTGTTTGCCGGTGCCAAAATCAAGCTGAAAAGCTGGCATGAAGGGCTGGAAGTGGGCGGTGGCGAGTTTGTCGGTGCCTTTGGTGATGGTAAAGACGATAACGGCGTGATGTTCAGCGGCAACGGCTTTACCTGGCGTCGCGTGGTGGAAGATTTCAACCGTCTGACGCTGTTCGATTTCGGTGCGATTGCCGACGGTAAAACCGATGCGGCCCCTGCCATCAAAGCGATGTATCAATGGTCGCAGGATGCCAATCAGCCGATTTGTGTGCAGTTCCCGGCGGGCACCTTCTTCGTTTCCGGTTGTGATTTCGGTGATCAGCAACAGCGCTTCTTCCGTATCTCTGGCGCGATGGTGAATTTTGGCTACTTCCCGGCCACCACGCTGGTTTCGGACGGTCGCTCCGAATTCCTGTTTCAGGTAAAGGCGCGCTGGACCGAAATCTCTAACCTGATTTTTAACGGTAACACTGACAAACGTCCGAATAAGCAGGGGTTATTCCGTAACACTTGCCCGGGTGGCCAGTTCTTCCGTGGCGCTTGTCTGCGCTTTAACCAGGTGGGCGGCGTCTCGTTGAGTTTGCTGGATACGCTGGACTGCAAAATCGACCAGTGGTACGCCAACGGTTGTACAGGCGATGTGATTAAAGCCAACTGGTCCGGGCAGAAAGCGGGTAACTGGGATCACAGCACCGCCATTGAGCTTTCCAACTTCAATGCCCAGCACTGTAAAGGCGGGATGGTGCTGAATCTGCCACGTTGCAGCCAGTCGATTATTCATAACGGCTGGATTGAGCACACCGAACATCCCGGGGATATCTCCAATGGCCAATGGATCATTGATGCACTGAGCCTGGAAGATTGTAAGAACCCGCTGATCGCCCGTAACTCACGGCTGAATATGCGTCAGACCAATTTGCAGGCCGGTAGCTGGATTGATAACTCGCTGGAGGGCGAGCGCTGGTTGAATATCTGGGAGATGGGTTCGACGCGCGTTGAATCCTATGGCGTCGCCATCGACGGCAGCCTGAATTACAACTACATCACTTCACGGTTTCGCCTGTCGAACAACACCAATCAGGAAACCTGGTTTGAACTGGGGAATTTCTATTCACCTGCTGTGGGTGATAGCTGGGAAATCGAGGTGTTTGGTCAGTCGCAATTCAGTAATGGGACGGACAACCAACCGCTGATGAACCCGATCGACGGTAAAGGCACCGGTGGCCGGGCGGTTATCCACTTGCAGCGCAAGAAAAGCAAGGCGGAAGCCAGCTGGTCTGCAGAAGGCAGTTCACCGCTGGTGGATGTGCGCTATGAACCGCGTACTGACACGGACACCAAAGTGTTCGTCAAACTGGCCGGCTGGACACCCGCCACGGTGGTGCTGATCAAAAGTACCGCGAAGGACCGCTTCCTCGCCGGTCGCTGTGCGCGCGTTGATGCCACCATGACGCAGGGAACGCCTGCCAGCGGTAGCCAGCAGGCACCGCAGCGTTTCAGTCTGCACAACGGAAAAGCAGGCATTGGCGGTAATGAGCAGGGCGATCTGCTGATGGCATCACGCATGCTGAAGCCGGAACAGGTCGATACCCGCGAACCCAAAGGTTTTATCTCGGTGGTGATTAATGGTGAGCCCTGTGCTTTGCCGTATTTCGCCCTGAAATCGTAA
- the wcaK gene encoding colanic acid biosynthesis pyruvyl transferase WcaK has product MKILLVGNHTCGNRGDGAILRGLIDSLQSARGDLDIDVISRYPTSSGYLLQQEIQQDSLFLHNSKSAKGLVGSVKRKVANRLMPEIMMAHLGKGGVYKSFSVPPHLAAFTKSLAAYDAIIQVGGSFFVDLYGVTQFDHALCALMAKKPLYMIGHSVGPFENPRVNALANFVFDRVDSLVLREEVSYERMKQDGVTTSKVKKGVDTAFLVQARAVEKPSHNLLHWKEIISSRKTIAITVRELAPFDKRLGVTQKEYEAAFGRVINAMIADGYQVVAFSTCTGIDSYAKDDRMVALTLRDSVDHPEHYHVIMDEFNDLELGILLSHCHLTIGTRLHSAIISMNFGTPAVAINYEHKSLGVMNQLGLPQMATDVKSLMDGSLIDKVQTVLTDYDNVKQRVDAAVAQEREIGNRITEEILNVLG; this is encoded by the coding sequence ATGAAGATTTTATTGGTGGGTAACCATACCTGTGGAAATCGTGGGGATGGCGCGATTTTACGCGGGCTGATTGATTCACTTCAGTCCGCACGTGGTGATCTGGATATCGATGTTATCAGTCGTTATCCAACCAGCTCTGGGTATTTACTGCAACAGGAAATCCAGCAGGATTCCCTGTTCCTGCACAATAGCAAATCGGCCAAAGGGTTAGTGGGAAGTGTAAAGCGTAAGGTGGCAAACCGCCTGATGCCGGAAATTATGATGGCGCATCTGGGTAAGGGGGGGGTGTACAAATCATTCTCCGTGCCACCGCATTTGGCTGCCTTCACCAAAAGTCTCGCAGCCTATGATGCCATCATCCAGGTGGGTGGCTCATTCTTCGTCGATCTGTATGGCGTGACCCAGTTTGACCATGCTTTATGCGCGTTAATGGCGAAAAAGCCGCTGTATATGATTGGGCATTCTGTCGGACCTTTCGAGAATCCGCGTGTTAACGCGCTGGCGAACTTTGTATTCGACCGCGTCGATAGTCTGGTGCTGCGTGAAGAGGTCAGTTATGAGCGCATGAAGCAGGATGGCGTGACGACCAGTAAAGTGAAGAAGGGCGTGGATACCGCCTTCCTGGTGCAGGCGCGTGCGGTGGAAAAACCCAGCCATAACCTGTTGCACTGGAAAGAGATTATCAGCTCACGTAAAACCATCGCCATTACCGTGCGTGAGCTGGCCCCATTCGATAAACGTCTCGGCGTAACGCAAAAAGAGTACGAAGCCGCGTTTGGGCGGGTGATCAATGCGATGATCGCCGACGGCTATCAGGTTGTCGCCTTCTCAACCTGCACCGGTATCGATAGTTATGCCAAAGATGATCGCATGGTGGCACTGACATTACGTGACAGCGTTGATCATCCGGAGCATTACCATGTGATCATGGACGAGTTCAACGACCTCGAACTCGGCATTCTGTTAAGTCACTGCCATCTGACAATCGGCACCCGTCTGCATTCCGCCATTATTTCCATGAATTTCGGCACACCTGCCGTTGCCATCAACTATGAACACAAGTCACTGGGTGTGATGAACCAGCTTGGTCTGCCGCAAATGGCCACTGATGTGAAAAGTCTGATGGACGGCTCGCTCATCGACAAAGTGCAGACCGTGCTGACTGACTACGACAATGTGAAGCAGCGAGTTGATGCCGCGGTGGCGCAGGAACGTGAGATTGGCAATCGAATCACTGAAGAAATTCTCAACGTCTTAGGGTGA